Part of the Thermodesulfovibrionales bacterium genome is shown below.
GACAAGATATGCCATACCACAAGTATACATAATAGGTACAACATTGTCAAGAGAAAAATGCACTTGGCCTTATTTTATGCTCTTTCAGACGCTATACGAGGCTGGATATCATTAGGTATGCAATTCAATGGCTAAATTGAAGTGCAATTCCAATTACTTATGAGACATGGGAGATCCATCGGCGAAAGTCGGGTTAAAGGCTCTATAAATATAATTCTCCTTTGGCATAGAGAACAGCATTCCCCGATATTCTGACACGATCTCCTGCGTTCTCGCAGAATAGTTCACCTCCGCGTTTGGAAAACTGAAAAGCATGAAGATGAGTCTTCTTGAGACGATCAGCCCAGTAAGGAGTTAGTGTGCAATGAGCTGAGCCCGCCACGGGGTCTTCGGGGATACCGGCATTTGGTGCAAAAAACCTTGAGACAAAATCCGACTTCTCGCCTCGTGCTGTTACAATAACTCCAAAAACATCGCGGATTTGTTTCAATGTATCAAGATCGGGATTCATCTCCCTTATTGTAGGCTCATCCCTGAAAACGATCAGGAGGTCTCTGGATTTCAGAACGTCCAAAGGCTCTGCTCCCAGGGCTTGAGATATGATAGGAGACGTTTCTGTCCGTTGAGGCTTTCTGGCCGAGAGATCCAGGGAAAGTAATTCGCCTGCTCTGGTGACAGACAACGGGCCGCTTGCAGTCTCAAAATCGACGGAAGACAGCGAGTTATTGATAAAGGAAAAAATGACAAACGCGCTTGCAATCGTGGCGTGGCCGCAAAGGTCAATCTCGACTGCAGGGGTGAACCACCTGAGAGCATATCGTTCTTTTGATCTTTGTATCAGAAATGCTGTTTCAGACAGATTATTCTCTGCCGCAATAGATTGAAGCACGTTATCATCAAGCCATGATTCCAAGAGGCATACAGCGGCCGGATTGCCGCCGAAGATCCTTCTTGAAAATGCATCTACTTGGTAAAATGGTATCTTCATAGTCTCGCCGTATCCGTCTGTCTATTTCCCTTAATCTGCGCAAATCCTCTCCTCAGGGTATTTTCACTGATACTCTTCGGGTTCATGAATTGAAGAAGATAGTCGGGCCCTCCTGCCTTTGCTCCGACTCCAGACATGCCGAAGCCGCCGAAGGGTTGCCTTCCCACGAGAGCGCCTGTTATCTTCCGGTTGATGTAGAGGTTGCCGACCCTGAATTCGGCCTTTGCCTTCCTGATATTGCGGGGGCTCCTCGAAAAGATGCCGCCTGTGAGCGCATAGGACGTGCTGTTCGCGACGCCTATCGCCTCATCGATATCCCCCGCCCTCATCACAGCAAGGAGAGGGCCGAAAATCTCCTCCTGAGCGATCCGCGAATGCGGCTTCACCTCAGTAAAGACAGCAGGCCCGATAAAATAACCTTGTCCTTCCGACCTTCTGACAAGGAGGGCCCTTCCCTCATCCTTTGCGATCTCGATATACCTCTCCACCTTACCGAGCGCCCCTTTGTCAATTACGGGTCCCATATAAATTCCCGGTTCCTCAGGAGGTCCTATCTTTATGCTCTCCATCGCCTCCCTGAGCCTGAGGCAGAATTCATCGAAGACATCTCCCACAACGACCGCACGGGAACAGGCAGAACATTTCTGACCCTGATAGACGAGGGCCGATTCAAGCACACCCTTCACCGCCTCGTCGAGATCTGCAGTCTCGTCGACGATGATCGCGTTCTTCCCGCCCATCTCCGCAATCACTCTCTTTACGTTCCGCTGGCCTGCATGGGTCTCACCTGCAAGAGTAATGATCCTCAATCCCACGTCCTTCGAACCGGTAAAAGCTATGAAGTCTATTGCCGGATGCGAAACGAGGTACTCTCCCACTTCTTCGCCCGGTCCCGGCAGATACTGGAGAACACCTCCGGGGAGTCCGGCGTTCTTGAATACCTCGACAAGCCTCCACGCTGTAACAGGAGTAAGTCCCGATGGTTTGAAGATCACGCAGTTCCCTGAAACAACCGCTGCCGAGACCATGCCTGCCGCGATAGCGAGTGGGAAGTTCCACGGGGATATGACGACGCCTATGCCCCTCGGTTCATAGAGATATTCATTCTCTTCTCCAGGGTAATCGCCGAGCGGTCTCGGCGCCCATGATTTTGTCATCTCCCTGCCGTAATATTCGAGATAGTCTATCGCCTCTGTGATGTCCCCGTCTGCATCCTTCCAAGTCTTTCCTGCCTCGTATACCTCGAGGGCAGAGAGCTCGAACCTCCTCTTCCTCATCTCCTCGGCAGCCCTGAAGAGAATACGGGCGCGCTCTTCAGGAGAGACCTTTCTCCAGGTCTCGGATGCGTTTCTTGCCTCTTCGATGGCCTCTTCCGCCTCCTTTCTCGATGCAGAGGATACGATGCCCACAACCTCGTCAGGCCGGGCCGGGTTCAGGGAAGGCATCTCTCTCTCGGTGCGCACCTCCCTGTCTCTGAGAAGAAGAGGGTAGTGTCTGTTGAACTCTCCCTTTATATTGCTCAACGCCTCCCTCATCATCTCTCTGTTTATCGCCCTCGAAAAATCCAGGGTCGGCTCGTTCCTGAAACCCGGGCGGATACCTTCCTTGACGGACTCTTTGGGAAGGGGCGGCTTCATCATTTCCTCGAAGGACTCGCGCTCAAAGAATGATCTCCTAAGGAATGACTCGTCCGAAGTATTTTCGAGGAGTCGCCGAACGAGATAGGCCATGCCGGGGATGAGCTCGCCGACAGGCGCATAGACCTTCACCCTATAATCCATGCGCCGCAAAACCTTTCTCACAGATTCTGCGGTTCCGTAAAGCATCTGGAACTCGAAGGACTCCTTCGGGAGGCCGAGAGATTCGGCAAAGGCGATGGCGTGGCTGATGGAACGGATGTTATGGGACGCGATGGCAGGCCGTACGAATTGAGAATTCTCGAGGACGAGCCTCGTGAGTTCCTCGAAGTTCAGCTCCGTCTCTTCCTTGTCGAGGAATACCGGCAAAGGCCATCCCCTCTGCCCGTTCACCACGACCTCATGGTCCCAGTACGCCCCCTTCACGAGTCGTATTGTTATCCTTCTCTTCTTCTCCTTTGCCCATTCTATTATGTTTATGAGGTCTTCCCTCGCATCTCTCAGGTAGGCCTGTATCGCTATCCCTGCATCCGAAAATTCTCTGAACTGTTCGACGATGCTCCGGAAGATCGCGATGGTGACGTCCTTGTAATAGTAATGCTCCATATCAAAGGTGACTGCAGTTCCTGTCTCTTCAGCCTTTTCAAATACCGGCCTCAGACGGGCTTTCACACCTTCTATCGAGCCCTGCCAGTCCATGGGGTCGAGTTGGGAATAGAAGGATGATATCTTGAGCGAAATGTCAGAGCGAGGATGTTCATTCAGACCTCCGGATCGGGACACCCAGTCTCTACCACCTTTTAGAGAGAGAAAATCGAGGAGTCCCAAATACCTCTCAGCATAATCTCTTGCCTCTCTTTCGCTCACCACCACCTCACCAAGAAGGGCAATACTCGGCACGACCTCTTCATCTCTCAATAGGTCAAGGGACCGCGACGCATCCTCTAGGTCCCTCCCCGCGATGAACTGCCTCGCAAGGGTTTCGACAGCAGTCTTCATCACCCTACCGACGACGAAAGGCAGTACTCTCTTTGACGAAATACGCTCAAGACCGCGCCTTATGATGATGGGGACACCGGCCTCTTCAGAAAAATATTCTGCGAGCAGACGCACCACAAGTTCACCGGTCTTTAGAGAGGGAAGGACGTCGATAAACTTGAAGAGCGCGATCTTGAACGACTCATCCTTCATCGCCAATTCCATGATACGGCCGAGCCACCTCTTCCTCTCGAAGATGGAAGGGGTCTCGCCTTTGACCTCCGCGTAAATCCTCAGGCCTATCTTCCCTATCCTTTCCTCAAGCAGGCTGAGATCCGTCATAGCTGAACGTCCCCTTTCCGCGATGTTCAAAGTCCTTCTCTGTCATGGTCTTAAGCTTTCCCTTTTTGAGATGATAATAGGGAGGTAGGGTCGTAAGCCTTCTATCCTCGACATGTCTTCCGACGGAGAAATGGTAGATGTCCTGGAAGGCATTGTCATTGAACCCAAGGATCAAATGGGTGACGTCATCGAAAAAGCATCCCATCCCTGTCCCCCTTACACCACGTGCCTCAGATTCAAGATACAGTACCTGGCCGACTGTACCTGCCTCCCAATGGAGATGCCTGTATAAAAAGGGATGGTCTTCTATGTTTTCTCTGAATCGCGCTATCATCGCCAGTGAGAAGACGCCGTCCCCCGCGATATCCTGGTGTCAGCCGGCAACGGCGCCTTCTGATCTGAAATCGCCTTTCTTGAGGAGATAGAGACTGAGATGTTTGGGCGCATCCTCGACTCTCTTCCACAGAAAATGGTCATGACATCTCTTCTTTATCTCTCCTAAATCTTTCTCCTCCCTGACCAGAAAATAGAGCCCTTGGTCCAGGGCCGACACCCGATGGACAAAGAGGAGGAGATGGACCGATGTCTCAAACAATTCTGAATCGAAGGGGGCGCTGCTGCTTCTCGGGATGGTCCTGTCGAGCATCGAAAAGAAATCCTCTTTCGTGATGTGAGTCTTTCCGTCAAAGCCCGGAGCGCTCCTCCTCTGCCGGATTATCTTTGCGGCATCCATAGACGGCGTTTCATGTCCCAAGAATAGGTGATCTCCGAAACGGTATCTCATCTCTGCCGTTTTCGGTTTAACCGTCATTGAAGAGACTTCCTCTATAGCCAGCCACTCCCTATGATCTTTGCTCAGCCTGTTCGGTTCGCCAACAAAAGAGAGGGACCGAAAGGATTCGATTATCTCGTGGGGCAAGTCCCTTGGAACATCTCTTTCAAAATCGTGAATGAAGAGGAGGAGATCCGGCTTCTCCTCTTCAAACCGCTTCCATTTCACCCCGGCGAAACCAAGCATGATCTCTAAATCTCCGTTGGAGAGTGCATTGAGATACGTGGCTTTCCACCCGAGGAGGTTCGCGGAAAAGCTCAGGCAGGCTATAGCATGCCCCACGTCGTGCATGCAGTATCTGAATGCCCTCTCACCGTATTTCCATGATTCCCTCCAATAGATGCTGCTCAGCCCCACGAAAAAGCCGTCCATACCGAGATGTCTTCTGATCCCGGACCATACCCCCTCCCCTAGTACCGCCCGCTGCTCAAGGGCGTGGAAGAAGGGACTGTAGTGAAACACCCCTCCTCGACTATTCTCCGGCATCGGAGGCAGAACGAGATGAGCT
Proteins encoded:
- a CDS encoding SagB/ThcOx family dehydrogenase; protein product: MTDEARVVIRYHERTKHHPHRYAASPGFLDWANEPNPFRRYEETPLLDLPLGEDDGEVDYRGLYDRRKNIFRPFSLENIAKFLELSMGLSAWKSYGGSSWALRMNPSSGNLHPTEAHLVLPPMPENSRGGVFHYSPFFHALEQRAVLGEGVWSGIRRHLGMDGFFVGLSSIYWRESWKYGERAFRYCMHDVGHAIACLSFSANLLGWKATYLNALSNGDLEIMLGFAGVKWKRFEEEKPDLLLFIHDFERDVPRDLPHEIIESFRSLSFVGEPNRLSKDHREWLAIEEVSSMTVKPKTAEMRYRFGDHLFLGHETPSMDAAKIIRQRRSAPGFDGKTHITKEDFFSMLDRTIPRSSSAPFDSELFETSVHLLLFVHRVSALDQGLYFLVREEKDLGEIKKRCHDHFLWKRVEDAPKHLSLYLLKKGDFRSEGAVAG
- the pruA gene encoding L-glutamate gamma-semialdehyde dehydrogenase, with amino-acid sequence MTDLSLLEERIGKIGLRIYAEVKGETPSIFERKRWLGRIMELAMKDESFKIALFKFIDVLPSLKTGELVVRLLAEYFSEEAGVPIIIRRGLERISSKRVLPFVVGRVMKTAVETLARQFIAGRDLEDASRSLDLLRDEEVVPSIALLGEVVVSEREARDYAERYLGLLDFLSLKGGRDWVSRSGGLNEHPRSDISLKISSFYSQLDPMDWQGSIEGVKARLRPVFEKAEETGTAVTFDMEHYYYKDVTIAIFRSIVEQFREFSDAGIAIQAYLRDAREDLINIIEWAKEKKRRITIRLVKGAYWDHEVVVNGQRGWPLPVFLDKEETELNFEELTRLVLENSQFVRPAIASHNIRSISHAIAFAESLGLPKESFEFQMLYGTAESVRKVLRRMDYRVKVYAPVGELIPGMAYLVRRLLENTSDESFLRRSFFERESFEEMMKPPLPKESVKEGIRPGFRNEPTLDFSRAINREMMREALSNIKGEFNRHYPLLLRDREVRTEREMPSLNPARPDEVVGIVSSASRKEAEEAIEEARNASETWRKVSPEERARILFRAAEEMRKRRFELSALEVYEAGKTWKDADGDITEAIDYLEYYGREMTKSWAPRPLGDYPGEENEYLYEPRGIGVVISPWNFPLAIAAGMVSAAVVSGNCVIFKPSGLTPVTAWRLVEVFKNAGLPGGVLQYLPGPGEEVGEYLVSHPAIDFIAFTGSKDVGLRIITLAGETHAGQRNVKRVIAEMGGKNAIIVDETADLDEAVKGVLESALVYQGQKCSACSRAVVVGDVFDEFCLRLREAMESIKIGPPEEPGIYMGPVIDKGALGKVERYIEIAKDEGRALLVRRSEGQGYFIGPAVFTEVKPHSRIAQEEIFGPLLAVMRAGDIDEAIGVANSTSYALTGGIFSRSPRNIRKAKAEFRVGNLYINRKITGALVGRQPFGGFGMSGVGAKAGGPDYLLQFMNPKSISENTLRRGFAQIKGNRQTDTARL
- a CDS encoding PhzF family phenazine biosynthesis protein translates to MKIPFYQVDAFSRRIFGGNPAAVCLLESWLDDNVLQSIAAENNLSETAFLIQRSKERYALRWFTPAVEIDLCGHATIASAFVIFSFINNSLSSVDFETASGPLSVTRAGELLSLDLSARKPQRTETSPIISQALGAEPLDVLKSRDLLIVFRDEPTIREMNPDLDTLKQIRDVFGVIVTARGEKSDFVSRFFAPNAGIPEDPVAGSAHCTLTPYWADRLKKTHLHAFQFSKRGGELFCENAGDRVRISGNAVLYAKGELYL